Proteins co-encoded in one Kribbella qitaiheensis genomic window:
- a CDS encoding NB-ARC domain-containing protein: MDRVEQRELMVRQLTVSRAADLPCLLYVHAQEGLGRWSLASQFFHENLEAFAETYIEVAARQADGRPVSPGEMLGQALRGLGLDDAEHPPSDQARADRFQRLSVGRTYLMVIRDVVAAEQVELLVPSSPGVTLVVTTRANLRKLQEYDFLPVSLENLPPDDAHRLMVDKLKVTAAQIDPDTLRELVALCYGHPLLIRIVAAQVSGRAHVARRLVDEAVGPVVLPGIDSSGRLAASFDQVYETLDDDLKLPYRLLAFIPGPDFGVPAAAMALDTDYRSAAKLIDDLVDANMLRPNVREGRFMYLPLLRSDAKERVDDRDDRRAVVRRVTEWYLTELAPRDFALARRWRVGKAFESPGAVVDRADALEWFSVEWESGIACVTAAATNEQHEVAYQLCIGLHKYFHQQGHRDSWLDCLAVGLSSAELAGSSPAVMQLSSHRGSAYLAAGHPDAARKDFQSSLECAMSIGHRMGEQSAQEWLGKVSAKETDFDEALRRYDASEAVIQRATENEIPDSQRSRMIALLGLHRARATLDQAAYSTAATWIGGALRYFDQQTPEAENRAKCLMVLGSVASKIATGEDPVGCFEEAARALRCGPDAAI, translated from the coding sequence CGGAGACGTACATCGAGGTCGCGGCCCGGCAGGCCGACGGGCGGCCGGTGTCACCGGGGGAGATGCTCGGACAGGCGCTGCGGGGTCTCGGTTTGGATGATGCCGAGCATCCGCCTTCCGACCAGGCGCGGGCCGATCGGTTCCAGCGACTGTCGGTGGGACGCACGTACCTCATGGTCATCCGGGATGTCGTTGCCGCCGAGCAAGTGGAGCTGCTGGTTCCTTCCTCGCCAGGTGTGACCTTGGTGGTTACGACACGAGCGAACCTTCGAAAGCTGCAGGAGTACGACTTCCTGCCTGTCTCGCTGGAGAACCTGCCGCCCGATGATGCCCATCGACTGATGGTCGACAAGCTGAAGGTGACCGCAGCGCAGATCGATCCGGACACGCTGCGGGAGCTGGTGGCGTTGTGTTATGGCCATCCGCTGTTGATCCGCATTGTTGCCGCACAGGTGAGTGGAAGGGCCCATGTTGCACGGAGACTGGTTGATGAAGCCGTCGGCCCAGTCGTGTTGCCTGGGATCGATAGTTCGGGACGGCTCGCCGCCTCCTTCGACCAGGTGTACGAGACCCTGGACGACGACCTGAAACTTCCGTACCGGCTGCTGGCGTTCATTCCCGGGCCCGACTTCGGAGTTCCGGCGGCAGCGATGGCCTTGGACACCGACTATCGCTCAGCCGCGAAACTGATCGACGACTTGGTGGACGCCAACATGCTGCGGCCGAACGTCCGGGAAGGCCGCTTCATGTACCTTCCTCTGCTCCGTTCCGACGCGAAGGAACGCGTCGATGACCGAGACGACCGCCGTGCCGTTGTCCGCAGAGTGACCGAGTGGTACTTGACCGAACTCGCACCCAGAGACTTCGCGCTTGCGAGGCGCTGGCGGGTCGGGAAAGCGTTCGAATCGCCGGGAGCGGTCGTCGATCGCGCGGATGCCCTGGAATGGTTCAGCGTAGAATGGGAGTCAGGTATTGCCTGCGTGACCGCAGCGGCCACGAACGAGCAACACGAGGTTGCCTACCAGCTTTGTATCGGTCTGCACAAGTACTTTCATCAGCAGGGCCACCGCGATTCCTGGCTGGACTGTCTGGCGGTCGGCCTGTCATCGGCCGAATTGGCCGGCAGTTCCCCAGCGGTCATGCAACTCAGCTCGCACAGGGGGTCTGCCTATCTGGCTGCGGGGCATCCCGATGCTGCTCGGAAGGACTTCCAGAGCTCGCTCGAATGCGCGATGTCGATCGGCCATCGGATGGGTGAGCAAAGTGCTCAGGAGTGGCTCGGGAAGGTCTCCGCGAAGGAGACGGATTTCGACGAGGCACTGCGCCGGTATGACGCTTCCGAGGCAGTGATCCAGCGCGCCACCGAGAATGAGATACCGGACAGTCAACGGTCGCGGATGATCGCACTACTGGGCCTGCACCGAGCTCGCGCCACCCTGGATCAGGCGGCCTACTCGACGGCAGCGACGTGGATCGGCGGTGCGCTGCGGTATTTCGATCAGCAGACTCCAGAGGCCGAGAACCGCGCCAAGTGCTTGATGGTCCTGGGCTCTGTGGCGAGCAAAATCGCGACCGGCGAAGATCCGGTGGGATGTTTCGAGGAGGCGGCCCGCGCTCTTCGCTGCGGACCGGATGCTGCAATTTGA